The window taataccccataaaTTGGCATGGCCGCTAAACAcaactgtgggaaaagctgtgaaaacatgggagggacttcacaattgaagatttttccaggcagtggctattcatggaaatgaaaagccatgagataaatgttttcttgtggagaattctccataacattaacaagaggtacttctctcctgatgtgaactgaagaaagattagaatattctagaggtggtaaactgacttgaaaatttcaggttttgtctctacattgtcaggttgtatggagaggGGAAGTgatctgaaagttttgttcatattcttattactctttcatttagttactgttaataaacttttcattacactcttttaaagttttgagccccctttgcctttctcctaatcctatctcacagcaggaaatgagtaagtatattctagtgagtgcactggtaattagccagcactgaacccaccacactaattgatgcGTTGACCGAGAAATATCAAATAGGCAAACCAAAACTAACATAGAAATCTACCTGATGAACTGCCCCAGACAAGAGGGAAATCGAGGcacagccatggtttgtcaggacttgcttgatcctaatgagtcccgtggtgcatttggagctgagccctggaacctcagggcctgagaggagattgcacaaacctttccaggaggcaaaagtcagaaaaaaaccccaaagtttctCGAGGTattaatgggacccactgaggtccatccccaacAACGGTTCCGGatggactccttggaggagtgaactggaggccaggatggcacaaaaacctctcagacaCTCAAAGtagcacaaaaacctctcagtttTGGAAGAAGAATTCAAAGACCCTCACAAAAGTTGAGTATCTCAGAGTATTAATGAAtcccactgagtgtcagtacaaagctctcacaggactcattaaagcagataattggggccatgattgcacaaacttCTCACAAAGTCTGTAACAAAAgtgaaacaccaagtaccttaaaagaactgagtaccttgaagcattaatgggcctcactgagtgttgttactgacaaagcctctccagggactaattacagcagataattggaagccatgattgcacaaagctctcagagactgcaaggcaaaagcaaaagccaaagtcctttgaaaaacctgcagtccctgggagcatgaaggagcccccagggccattcctgaccaaggctccccagggacttcttccagcagatccttgaggccactgggatgtgggctaggggaggatgctgagggcagcaccaggggctgacagtgcccagcctggctggggctgtgccaggaggccccagggcctcaggacaaggtgtctcctcacagcccttggtggcacagaccctgctgtgccccagggcaccaagacttggcttctctttgtccccacctggcatcagtgcctccagttctctgctctgcctggggcctggggacactttctcagtcatgtccctcagtgggacccattaaaagtcagagaaactttggagttggattctgacttggagttctggagaggtttctgcagctctctctcggggcctgatgttcagggcctgagcacaaagccccagagggtcattaaagtccttgtgctgtgtctgtgctgctgagctgggctgggctcctggcacagagggtgatcctggtaaccaagcagagcttcaaaagcacatttctcttgctgagcagctcttctgccagcccagcagggctggggcactgcctgcagccagcccgggcacagcacagaggcacagagagcttcaatcagtcagggctgggaaggggctgagaagtgcccggggcagaatcactgccagcccttggcacaggaacctctggctgtaggacaatgcagctgcagctcctggagagatctcctaaagctggaacatcccaatgcccacagcccctgtgagtgcattctctgctcatctcctgtgcagagcagccaggggtgcccagggctgtcctgcagagcagggtcctgcagcccagggcgctgtgctgggccagggactctgctgcctgccagggacagctctcagccggccctggagctgctcccagcgctggccaggagctgtggggggaaggagccaccctgagcagggcaggtgctgctgctgagaggggctggctggggcagggctgctccagctccagaccagcctgggcacagctccggaggacacttcccaaagaaggtaagcctgagattgctgtaaaggtcaggagctttcctgagagtgttttcaattCTCTGCTTGGAGAAAGATGATGAAGTTgtgatgatgataaaaatatttttgctttttatatatttttcatatattcatagttCTGTAAAATACTGTTAcgtagttttaaaattataatccttaaCTAACTCTATTAAACTCTTTAATAACTCTTTTTAACtactattatatatttaatgtatttatgatccttaattaactctagtaggTTTCCTTACcttctcttagattttagaactataacctgtctaaatacatttttaaagtgctatATAATCTTTTTATCAGAGAAGAACCCACAAGAAGTCTATTTTGGGTTTTGAATGTGAGCAGTGATAAGAAAAACTGGGACAAAGAAGGCCCTGGACTTATTCCAGTGGGTTGAGCCAGGGTTGTGTAACTGGGTACTGAATCTCCCATTggatgttcctgttaaatatcctaaatAATCAACCATAATAAATCgttgaaatcaggggctgggtgtgcctcatccccactgggacacctggaagcttccaataaaggtctggttttaacttcactgttctaacactgttgcaagggttctttttttctcttttgattatagacaacagggggatgagagaagcagaacaggaattgtaatcccagaatcacagaacattctgagttgaaagggacacacaggatcatcaaaggaatgtttgaacatgtACAGacactccagaactgtgactttggctggtcagtgtctctgctgggagcctcccaaagggccttcagccactcctcagccctgggcagcagcagcatcacctctgcagggcccagcagggctctcctgagctgcccttgcccagctgcacacagagcctgccccagccagggccctgcacacaggcaggtttctgtagggccaggccgagggcacacagggtgggatgggctctgtgagcactggcagggacaaggcacctctcaggaggggatgtccaggcccagggagatgctcagggaagcagagggggctgaacagagcagtgctgggggaacaagcccatccagcccctcaccttccctcagccacagggaatcctttgcctctcacatctctcagtggcaaactgtgagtgcagcaggaatgctggggatttctgacctcaaagAGACAGGAATCGTGTGTGGGTAGGAAATCAATTTCTAAATCCAACCCCTGCCATCAGTTTTTCTTAGAAGTGTAAGTGCAGATGGTACCCAGACTTGCTGCAGtaggagtgattcccctgacagatcctgaatatccagccttgtccctctgccacatggccacaaacccagggcagcagggcagggatggctcctccaGAGCCCCCACATACAGACCtcgctgctcctggcacactcagccagcacaactggagctcaggcagggacctgggtgagggttttcccagagcaggaacaaaggtGGTTGAgttccagcaggacaggctgcacggaatggcccaggtttgacTCCAAgaagcctctcctgacttgtccctgtcctttctccatggacaggtgcccatgtgcagccacagcaaatgtccaacagcagctctatcagccacttcctcctgctggcactggcagacacgcggcagctgcagctcctgcacttctgcctcttcctgggcatctccctggctgctctcctgggcaacggcctcatcatcagcgccgtagcctgcggccaccacctgcacacgcccatgttcttcttcctgctcaacctggccctcagcgacctgggctccatctgcaccactgtccccaaagccatgcacaattccctctgggacaccagcaccatctcctacacaggatgtgctgcacagctctttttctttctgttcttcacTGGAGCAGAAAtttccctcctgaccatcatgtgctacgaccgctacgtgtccatctgcaaacccctgcactatgggaccctcctgggcagcagaacttgtgcccacatggcagcagctgcctgggccagtgcctttctcaatgctctgttgaacacagccaatacattttccctgcccctgtgccatggcaatgccctgggccagttcttctgtgaaatcccacagatcctcaagctctcctgctccaaatatTATCTCAGGGAATTTGGACTCATTGCTGTTAGTGTGTGTTTAGTATTTggctgttttgtgttcattgttttttcctatgtgcagatcttcagggctgtgctgaggatcccctctgagcagggacggcacaaagccttttccacctgcctccctcacctggccgtggtatgtctgtttgtcagcactgcagcattTGCTCATCTGAAGCCCCAGTCtgtctcctccccatccctggatctggccctgtcagttctgtactcggtggtgcctccagccctgaaccccctcatctacagcctgaggaaccaggagctcaaggctgcagtgaggagactgatgactggattgtttcagaaatattaaaCTGCTGGCCAATTTCTGGAAATTACTTGTAATAAAAGTTGTTTATGGTCATGCTTGTAgtagttttttttgtttgttttattttttttcagattgcCCACACAGAAATGTCATtatttgtgccatttctcattttgtttctctgcacCTTCCCTGTGGCCAGACAGTGTCAATGAGGAGCTCCGCTCTCAGTGGCTTTAACAAGAGTAAACAATGTCCCAGCAAAGTTTTCTGgagagatgcccttttgttgccttctctggagctgcagcagcaatatctgtgtgcagagctgggggcagataagtgctggcagagcagctctgttcCTGCTGGCCACATCATTCCTggtccaggccaggagccattggccatcttggccacctgggcacactgctggctcatgtccagcctgctgtccctcagaccctgcaggtccctttcttcctggctgctgtccagccactctgtccccagcctgtagcgcttgcaggggttgttgtggccaaagtgcaggacccggcacttggacttgttaaacctcaccttgtgtgatttgggccctggatccagcctgtccagggccctgtgcagagccctcctaccctccagcagatcaacactcacatccagcttggtgtcatctgcaaagatgTCCTTGGTTCCAAGGTGCCCCTCAGTGTCAaaatgtccctttggttacaccaggccctgcaccgtcacactggtctccttggttccatgggtcccaaaatgtgacaatggactccttggttccatggggctccacagtgtcacaatgttctcgtTGGTGCCACAgtttcacagtggccccttggttccatgaagccctagggtgtcacaaaggccccatggtcacacgaggtcccacactgtcacaatgctctctgtggttccacaagtcccctcagtgtcacaatggactccttgtttccacgagcccacacagtgtcacaaaggccttccagattccctgaggccccagagtgtcacagtggccccttggttacacaaggtcctgcagtgtcacaatgtccccttggttccatgaggccctgcagtgtcagaAAAGACCCTTGGTTCCCCTGGGCCCTGGActctcccaatgctctccttggtttggcagtgtcacagtggtgaaaCCCCTCGGTCACacgaggccccgcagtgtcaccatggcctctgtggttccaccaggacccagtgtcacGGGGACTCCCTGGTTCCATTGGGCCCCAGAGCACGACAATGGAGCCCTTgttctatggggctgcacagtgtcaccatggtcctcttagttccacgaggccatgcagggtcacaatggccccagagtgtcccaatcatcacagaatgacagaatcaaagaggctggaaaagacctttgggatcattaagtccaaccaatgccctaatacagccttgtcacccagacatgccactgagtgccactggagagggacagtgactctgccacctcccccctggcctgcccattccaatgcccactcaCCGTTTCtatgaagaacttcttcctcttgtccagcctaaacctcccctggtgcagctggaggctgtgtcttcttgtcctgccctccacTAGATCaacactcacacccagcttggtgtcacctgcaaatttggggATGTTGGACTCGATCCCTTCACCCAGATCATCggtgaagatgttaaacaggactgggcccaacacagatccctggggacagcaccagggactggacaccagctgggtgcagcaccatccccacccctctctgggcccagcctccagccagctcttccatctcccagccaggagggaacctgcccaagccgtgggctgcagcttttccagggaatgctgtcagggacagtgtccaaggctttgctgaagtccagatggacacatccacagcctttcccacatcctcaggtgggtcacctggttataaaaggagatcaggttgctcaggcagggcctgcccctcttaaatccacgctggctgtctctgacccctcggccatcctgtgggtgccctgtggtggctctcagggtgatctgttccataaccttgctgggcaccgaggtcaggcttacaggcctggagctccccagatcctccttccagcccttcctggggatgggctcacactggcacctccagtgctctgggacctccctggtgagccaggactgatggtaaatgatggggagcagcttggggagctcatcccccagctccctcatccccctaggatggatcccatctgaTCCCATAcacctgtgagcatctgagtggctcagcaggtcaccagcagcttcctcctggattacagggggctgtcctgctccctgtgcccatctacCAGCTGAGGAgaactcttgtcctgaggacaacCTCTCCATATATTGAAAACTGAGACAAACAATGAGTTAAATATCTTGGTCTTTCCTTATCTTTAGTTACTATATTTTCCACTGAATCCAATAAAGAGTAGAGGTTCTCCTTATACCACGTTTTACTATGAATTTATTCATAgagacattttttattatttttcacagtaGTGGCCAGGTTAAGCTCTAATTGAGATTTCAcctctttccttgttttttctcCATGACCTAACAATGTCCCTAAAAACTTGCTAAGTTGCCTGACTTTCTGTCCAAAGTTGATGTGCCCTCTTCTTTCCCCTGAGTTCCCACAAAAGCTCCATGGGCAGCCAGGACAGTCattttcctcaccagctcatcatttgccacactgggacaggctgctccttcccctttAAGATTACTTTCCTGAAATGTGTCCATCCTTCCTGgacccctttgtttttaagggctgtttccctTAAAAAATCAGTACCTGGTTCTGTACTCCCCAAATCAGCATCCTaaataggccaaagtctgcccttcctaattccagtgtgcaagttctgctgctgcccctccttctttcacagatcattgaaaactttattatttcatggtcccagtgccccaggcagcctccaaaccccacatctgccaccagcccttctctgtttgtgagcagcaggagacagagctttcattgggagtggagtgttaccaaaaatttggtaaaagagaaaactccttaacaccagtgcagcattaagaatcagcattctttattcagcCGGATGCATGGGggatagctcctcccaaagccgaGCATACTGAGTACAAGaaagtttctgttcatattctgtattttgcacTCATATTCATTGATTGTCCTGGACTAAACACACATCTGATAATCATTTCCCGAAaatcattaacatatttcccctcccctttacGCATGTGTTCTGTCCTGGGGGTCTCTCTGGTGGTTTCTGGTGGTCGTGGACCCCAATGTTCCTGTGGGCTTGGCTGAGCTGGCAAGATAAAGAGGCTGGTGAACTTCCAGTTCCCCTTGTCCCACAATGGGCATTGTGTGGTTTCCATAGGCCTGTTGGTTttggagaacaagctccagTTGTCAGCTCACCTGGTGGAGACAATTTATCATCTGGTTACATGAGGTCAAAGAGTGGGCTATGACATCACATGAGTGATCTATGCCAGAATGGTCCATGACATCACTGAGTGGTTAATGTGATGTCATCAAGAAGTTATGACATCATAGgccatctctgtgacatcacagagcaggctttGACATCACAGGACAGAGCTCTGAAATTGCAGAGcagactgtgacatcacagagttgtctgtgaCACCAGAGACCAtctgtgtgacattacagaatgggctgtgacatcccagaggggctgtgtgacatcccaggcaggctctgtgaggtcactgggttggtcactctaccccagctccccctcacagtttctcccaacaagtccaatgctgttcatgcccagcagggtccctgtcccctggtatCCCCCCAGTcccctggagccacagcctccaccaaaggatgttccacagGATCTACCaaagagcctgacatggggacaaggGGCTAAGGCTGTGTGACCAGGACACCAAGGACGTGGATTATCCAGGTCCTGTGGCCTGGGTTGCGTTCCCCAGGGCTGGAAAGatgtctggcagctggagcagggttagggaagggcctccaaggtggggctggagcccttgggctgtgagcagaggctgagggagctgggcttgttcagcctgagcaggaaaggctgaggggctccttatcccagcctggcagtgccagcaaggaggggatggagaacacagagccaggctcttcaccaGGGGGCCTGGTGGGAGACAGAAGCCAATGGgtggaaggggaaagaggggagatcagccaggccaggaggagatgaaatgagtcaggctgatttcagcatttcctcaacaccaaaagcagcctgacctcccttctccatccaccactgacagctttgcacaTCAGGAATTGTTTGAGCTGTTTTTCCCCCACTTCAGGATGAGCATCCTGATACAAGAACCtaactgtgtttatatctatcacaGAACCACATTTGTCAGAAATTCATTCTAGCATGAAAATCACTTGTGGATGGTGGACTCATCAGACACTGCTGGGATCCTGCACATAGTTCAACCATGgtctgttggccatgaagagaaactttctgtgcctctgagtctcacgggttcctgacccccaaaggacacaaacctgatgagttgtggttcccactgcagtggtggcactgggccctccctccatccccagagcagagctcccttgtcccagaaagtccctggcaatgcagggatgaaggaaacaggctgtggggatcaggggcagggcacggccaggcattt is drawn from Lonchura striata isolate bLonStr1 unplaced genomic scaffold, bLonStr1.mat Scaffold_85, whole genome shotgun sequence and contains these coding sequences:
- the LOC144248784 gene encoding olfactory receptor 14J1-like, whose translation is MSNSSSISHFLLLALADTRQLQLLHFCLFLGISLAALLGNGLIISAVACGHHLHTPMFFFLLNLALSDLGSICTTVPKAMHNSLWDTSTISYTGCAAQLFFFLFFTGAEISLLTIMCYDRYVSICKPLHYGTLLGSRTCAHMAAAAWASAFLNALLNTANTFSLPLCHGNALGQFFCEIPQILKLSCSKYYLREFGLIAVSVCLVFGCFVFIVFSYVQIFRAVLRIPSEQGRHKAFSTCLPHLAVVCLFVSTAAFAHLKPQSVSSPSLDLALSVLYSVVPPALNPLIYSLRNQELKAAVRRLMTGLFQKY